The following proteins come from a genomic window of Proteiniphilum propionicum:
- a CDS encoding FecR family protein, translating into MDSGFSLLVKYFSQQLSVNERQKLEEWRIASAENSQLFAEVSKLKILKEYTKYNTVAENSLALFRVQKKIRSRTSLYRFRNILKYAAVAVIIISLSLFAWTRFTAGKYTTIVVAGNESVKKLDLEDGSTVWLAQFSELRIPESFSSEHRQVSLKGKAYFDVKKNPESPFMVTSPHINVKVTGTSFDLFVDDEGRCVETILASGKVVLQDNRKKDVFEMSPGEKVVYNAENNRYSVSTVDVNTLTSWHLDQIKFENATLREIVNKLSLIYDVNINLESKKLADRRYRYVINREESLKEVLDILSFLAPIDYSIEGNEVFITEKRIMN; encoded by the coding sequence ATGGATTCAGGTTTTTCCTTATTGGTCAAATATTTTTCTCAACAACTGTCGGTTAACGAACGACAAAAACTTGAAGAATGGCGTATCGCTTCAGCTGAAAACAGTCAACTTTTCGCTGAGGTAAGCAAATTAAAGATACTTAAAGAATATACGAAATACAACACAGTAGCTGAGAATTCGTTGGCTCTTTTTCGTGTTCAGAAGAAAATCCGCAGCCGCACATCGCTTTATCGTTTCCGGAATATACTGAAATATGCCGCAGTTGCTGTAATTATTATCTCTCTCTCTCTATTTGCCTGGACACGATTTACTGCAGGGAAGTATACTACTATTGTTGTCGCAGGGAACGAGTCTGTAAAGAAATTAGATCTGGAGGATGGTTCAACTGTTTGGTTGGCTCAGTTTTCAGAACTTCGGATACCCGAGTCGTTTTCATCTGAACATCGTCAGGTTTCATTAAAAGGTAAAGCCTATTTCGATGTTAAAAAGAATCCCGAATCGCCTTTTATGGTAACATCTCCCCATATAAATGTGAAAGTTACCGGAACGTCTTTCGACCTTTTTGTGGACGATGAAGGACGTTGTGTGGAAACCATTCTTGCATCGGGAAAAGTGGTGTTGCAAGATAATCGCAAAAAAGATGTTTTTGAAATGTCACCCGGAGAAAAGGTGGTGTACAATGCCGAAAACAACAGGTACAGCGTTTCGACGGTTGATGTTAATACACTCACCTCATGGCACCTTGATCAAATTAAGTTTGAGAATGCCACATTGCGTGAAATTGTTAACAAGTTGAGCCTTATTTATGATGTAAACATCAATCTGGAATCCAAGAAACTGGCCGATCGGCGTTACCGGTATGTTATTAACCGGGAAGAATCGTTGAAGGAAGTACTTGACATACTTAGCTTTCTTGCTCCAATCGATTATAGTATAGAAGGGAATGAAGTTTTTATTACTGAAAAACGTATCATGAATTAA